Genomic window (Rhodopirellula bahusiensis):
CGACAAGGTCATGCACTTCACGGCATTCTTTGGTTTGGCAACGCTGCTCTGCTACTGCACGACTTCGCCCCGAGTGTGGCGTCGATTCCCAATCATCGTGGCCATGTGCCTGGTCTACGCCTGCGTCGATGAACTGACGCAATCGTTTGTACGAGGCCGGCATTCTGATGTGATGGATTTCCTGGCTGATGCCGCTGGCACACTGACGGCAGTGATTCTGTACGCCACCGTCCGCTGGGCATGGCTCGGCCGTCACGAACGCTCGGGCACCGTTCACTCAACATCGGCAACTTAGCCGTAGATCGCGAACAGGATCGGAAATCCGATGCCCACAATCGAGTGCAGTGTGATTGCGAACCAATAGGGGCCAGGCGATTTTTCGCGTTCGACGACCATCTTGTCCGCTGCCCATCCGAGCATCGCGCAGCCGGTGAACAGCTCCAGCCCTATCAGCAGCACCGCAAAAGCGGCGAAGACCAGCATCATCATTTCTTCTTCGCCCGTCGTTTCGCTTCGAGCAATCGCTCGGTGTAGCTCGTCGCCGAAGACTCATCTTGGTCGCTTGTGGACGATGAACCTCGCGACGCGTCCTGCGAGTCACCGGGTCGACCCAGCGGCGAATCCAGTCCGTCGACACCAGACTCCTTCGAGCCACCAATGTCGATCGATTCTGGTTCGAACCGCGGACTCGGGCGTCGTTGCTTGTTGACGTCTTCTTTGGTTTGACGCAGTTGATCCAATCTCGCGACCGTCGTTGCCTCTGGTTGAGCTTCTCCCACCATCCGATTCCACCAAGTTTTCAAAAAACCGAATCGGATCGCAACGCGGCGCACCAACACATCGGTGAAGAACAACACGCACGCGGCCAACACGAACCAAGGCCACGCATCACGGATGCGACGAGCCAACGGCAAGCCACCACGGAACGTGTCTCGTGAAAGCAGAGCGTCGTCCAAGGTCGCTTCCAACGGTTCGGTAACCAACCCAGCCTCGCCGCCATCGGGTGTCATCGATGCCAGCTGTGCGATCAAAGTTTCGTTCGTTTCGCGGTACCGGAACTCTTCGCTGTAGGGCACCGTCACTCCCGCGGACAGCGGAGCGTTCCCATCACCAGGAATCACGTTGACGAAGTACGTTCCCGCTCGATCGATCGGGAAGGATCCCTCGTAGCGTCCCGGCGCGGTTTGCTCCATTTCCAGCATCAGTGGCTGAAGCTCGGGATCCAACACGGAGCCACCGACTTCCAGGAAGTTCAGGAACGAATCGTCTTCGCCCAGCGCGGTCACAATCACATCGACCATGTCATCTCGCACCTG
Coding sequences:
- a CDS encoding VanZ family protein; this translates as MQPVTKLRLLGFRLAVIALAAYWIAIFVGTHLPKIPKTLPAVNDKVMHFTAFFGLATLLCYCTTSPRVWRRFPIIVAMCLVYACVDELTQSFVRGRHSDVMDFLADAAGTLTAVILYATVRWAWLGRHERSGTVHSTSAT